The Geobacter sp. genome has a window encoding:
- a CDS encoding penicillin-binding protein activator LpoB gives MTAVRRSMQGGFWRRSLYAVLLAMAVMLGGCAANVDVYRDGNMDFGSIRSVAVMPFANLSKDQLAGERVRDVFNTMLLATGALYSVPSGEVARGITSAAIANPTAPTPEEVMKLAKMIKVDAVILGVLREYGDVRSGTASADVISLSLQMVEGQTGRIVWSASTTQGGISVADRLFGGGGRPINDVTEKAVNELITKLFE, from the coding sequence ATGACAGCAGTGCGAAGATCGATGCAAGGGGGCTTTTGGCGCAGATCCCTCTATGCCGTGCTCCTGGCGATGGCTGTGATGCTGGGGGGGTGTGCAGCCAATGTGGACGTGTACCGCGACGGGAACATGGACTTCGGCTCGATCCGTTCGGTGGCGGTGATGCCCTTTGCCAACCTTTCCAAGGACCAGTTGGCCGGGGAACGGGTCAGGGATGTCTTCAATACCATGCTGCTGGCGACCGGGGCGCTCTATTCCGTGCCGTCGGGCGAGGTGGCCCGCGGGATCACCAGTGCGGCGATTGCCAACCCGACAGCCCCGACGCCGGAAGAGGTGATGAAGCTGGCCAAGATGATCAAGGTCGATGCGGTCATCCTCGGGGTCCTGCGGGAGTACGGCGATGTCCGGTCGGGCACTGCCTCTGCGGATGTCATATCCCTGAGCCTGCAGATGGTGGAAGGCCAGACCGGCAGGATCGTCTGGTCGGCCAGCACAACCCAGGGGGGGATCAGCGTCGCCGACCGCCTGTTCGGCGGTGGCGGCAGGCCGATCAACGACGTTACCGAGAAGGCGGTCAATGAGCTTATTACGAAGCTTTTTGAATAG
- a CDS encoding cytochrome C → MISLGLFILAGWGSGPAVAFHEGGAGECEGCHSIHNSFEGAPMTANAPPGSGNRYLLKASDQGSVCLNCHQQAGDTGPTSYHVSTAEVDMPIGAPPRQLTPGGDFGWLKKNYLWMPSLGASMLTSSGDSHGHNIVAQDYGYLQDATKLSAPGGTYPAASMTCISCHDPHGRYRRNVDGSIATDGKPIKGSGSLAGSADPDTTFAVGVYRMLGGIGYNPKSLGGANPFSANPPLAVAPDIYNRSESVSQTRVGYGSGMSEWCRNCHPNIHTDSAPTPLTHPTGSSGTLGSTIAAYYNQYVMTGDLTGMEATSYLSLVPFEVGTTNYPLLKSIVTAFPTKGPSTADGNPAVMCLSCHRAHASGWDGSMRWNNKSSLIVNSGTYAQEGQTFQPYGQGRTEQEALRANYDIPASRFATDQQPLCQKCHATVPP, encoded by the coding sequence ATGATTTCTCTGGGGCTCTTCATCCTTGCCGGGTGGGGGAGCGGTCCGGCTGTTGCCTTTCACGAAGGGGGGGCAGGGGAGTGCGAAGGGTGCCATTCCATCCACAACTCCTTCGAGGGGGCTCCCATGACAGCCAATGCCCCTCCCGGAAGCGGCAACCGCTATCTGCTCAAGGCGAGCGACCAGGGTTCGGTCTGCCTGAACTGCCATCAGCAGGCTGGCGACACCGGTCCCACCTCCTACCATGTCAGCACGGCCGAGGTGGACATGCCGATCGGTGCCCCGCCGCGCCAGTTGACGCCGGGTGGCGATTTCGGCTGGCTGAAGAAGAACTATCTCTGGATGCCGAGCCTGGGCGCGTCCATGCTCACCAGCAGTGGCGACAGCCACGGCCACAATATCGTGGCCCAGGATTACGGCTACCTGCAGGATGCAACAAAACTCTCCGCCCCCGGTGGGACCTATCCGGCCGCTTCGATGACTTGCATCAGCTGTCACGACCCCCACGGCAGATATCGCAGGAATGTCGACGGCAGCATCGCAACCGACGGCAAGCCGATCAAGGGCTCCGGTTCTCTGGCAGGCAGCGCCGATCCCGACACAACCTTTGCCGTCGGCGTCTACCGGATGCTGGGGGGGATCGGCTACAACCCCAAATCGCTGGGGGGGGCAAACCCCTTTTCCGCGAATCCGCCCCTGGCCGTAGCCCCTGATATCTACAACCGCTCGGAGAGTGTTTCCCAGACCAGGGTGGGGTATGGCAGCGGGATGTCGGAATGGTGCCGCAACTGCCATCCCAATATCCATACGGACAGCGCTCCGACGCCGCTTACGCATCCGACCGGCAGCAGCGGCACCCTGGGCTCGACGATCGCAGCCTATTACAACCAGTATGTGATGACCGGCGATCTTACCGGCATGGAAGCAACGTCCTATCTGTCGCTGGTCCCCTTTGAGGTCGGCACGACCAATTACCCGCTCCTCAAGTCGATCGTGACGGCCTTCCCGACCAAGGGGCCGTCCACTGCCGACGGTAACCCGGCCGTGATGTGCCTCTCCTGCCATCGTGCCCATGCCAGCGGCTGGGACGGCAGCATGCGCTGGAACAACAAGTCGTCCCTGATCGTCAACAGCGGTACCTATGCGCAGGAAGGACAGACATTCCAGCCGTACGGCCAGGGGAGGACCGAGCAGGAGGCCCTGCGCGCCAATTACGACATCCCGGCTTCCCGCTTTGCGACTGATCAGCAACCGCTCTGCCAGAAGTGCCATGCAACAGTCCCTCCCTGA
- a CDS encoding spermidine synthase, whose translation MKRPGDGAPVSSPLPARKEQAVPLSFALLVYVMFFCSGAAALIYQVVWVRSLSLVFGGSHLAVTTVLAVFMAGLALGSRLLGRRAEDRSSLLRLYGMLEIGIALSAVVVAFLMMAYPKIYVPLATLADNSPLYLSLIRVLFCCIALIVPTTLMGGTLPILSAFIAQHKGTQRDALPFLYAFNTFGAVAGASVAGFYFLPTLSVSTTLVIAIAINLAVGSLAIFLQGRLPLSMAASADADGEPDIELVQERVADDPLPFRLVLWGIGVSGFCALGYEILWTRILSIVIGASVYGFTIMLSAFLVGIALGSSCYGILENRPGKRDAGLRTVAGFGVVQIVIGLAALAVTFFIRHLPSVALLFQNRTLFTGMDSFAARQFFSLLLAFSYMLVPAFFMGVAFPLAGKIHLRYRRLVGHAVGEVLTWNTVGAILGSALSGFLLVYLFGIERSLQMLTLVNIGFGLVLLASLLRKRAFIWLAAVVPLGCIVFLAVNDTALRVWNRDYFAIYRANQPEAFATPEQVQEALQNTEVLYYGEGVSSIVSSIRIKGGGYQAFITNGRVEATTHGEGLQCQYTLGHLPMLLHKNPEKVFVLGTGSGMTLGAVSVHPTVQRIVLAEIEPKVLGVARTFAEYNHAVLDNPKLQVVFNDGRNFLLTSDEKFDVITADPIHPWFSGAGYLYTDEYFRLAAQHLRPGGIICQWLPLYELSRQDLMTVVKTLREHFRYTMIWMTHDDAELIGSNEPIVIDEEELARRIAVPEVSRDLKMVNMGSATDLLSYFVAGPVGSAAYARGGLINTDDNLFLEFSAPRSIGKSRLMAENVATLLRFRESIQPYLHKPAEKAARDEQLRRWYKLDRAGMEAGVLHAEFLAGEYDTPSFREAAQAFNRQYPDYAPWRFLEKEYSKEVAMSPSLLALIPLQVMNERGLPVRMEVSAVKAPVSPGIAEVMIVDNNARVIFGQLTVQGADRDGFMKRFASDTLAEVQKAYLQERNDARGERRQLPGMGSMTERVRMIVARQVNVYRAEAAGATPAN comes from the coding sequence ATGAAGCGCCCAGGCGATGGAGCGCCGGTATCCTCCCCTTTGCCCGCGAGAAAGGAACAAGCTGTGCCGTTGTCCTTCGCTCTCCTCGTCTATGTCATGTTTTTCTGTTCGGGGGCTGCCGCCCTCATCTATCAGGTGGTCTGGGTTCGCTCCTTAAGCCTGGTGTTCGGCGGTTCCCATCTGGCAGTAACCACCGTGCTGGCGGTCTTCATGGCAGGTCTCGCCCTGGGGAGCCGGCTGCTCGGCAGGCGCGCCGAGGACCGGTCCTCGCTCCTGCGTCTCTATGGCATGCTGGAGATCGGGATAGCCCTTTCCGCGGTCGTGGTTGCTTTCCTGATGATGGCTTATCCCAAGATCTACGTCCCGCTGGCAACCCTGGCGGACAATTCTCCCCTCTACCTCTCCCTCATCCGCGTCCTTTTCTGCTGCATCGCCCTGATCGTGCCGACCACCCTGATGGGGGGCACCCTGCCGATCCTCTCGGCATTCATCGCGCAGCACAAGGGAACGCAGCGCGATGCGCTCCCGTTCCTCTACGCCTTCAACACCTTTGGCGCGGTTGCCGGGGCAAGCGTGGCCGGCTTCTATTTCCTTCCCACCCTTTCGGTATCCACCACCCTGGTGATCGCCATCGCCATCAACCTGGCAGTGGGCTCCCTGGCCATCTTTCTGCAGGGGCGGCTGCCGCTTTCAATGGCTGCCAGTGCCGATGCTGATGGAGAGCCCGACATCGAGCTGGTGCAGGAGCGGGTCGCAGACGATCCCCTGCCGTTTCGCCTGGTGCTCTGGGGGATTGGTGTCAGCGGCTTCTGCGCCTTGGGCTACGAGATCCTCTGGACCAGGATTCTCAGCATCGTCATCGGTGCCAGTGTCTACGGCTTCACCATCATGCTCTCAGCGTTCCTGGTGGGGATAGCGCTGGGGAGCTCCTGCTACGGCATCCTGGAGAACCGTCCTGGCAAAAGGGACGCCGGGCTGCGGACCGTGGCAGGTTTCGGGGTGGTGCAGATCGTCATCGGCCTGGCAGCTCTGGCAGTGACCTTTTTCATCCGGCACCTGCCGTCGGTGGCTCTCCTGTTCCAGAACCGGACCCTCTTCACCGGCATGGATTCCTTTGCGGCACGGCAGTTTTTCAGCCTGTTGCTCGCCTTTTCCTACATGCTGGTCCCGGCGTTTTTCATGGGTGTGGCCTTCCCGCTGGCCGGCAAGATCCACCTACGCTATCGCCGGCTGGTGGGGCACGCGGTCGGCGAAGTGCTGACCTGGAACACGGTCGGCGCCATCCTCGGCTCGGCGTTGAGCGGCTTTCTGCTGGTCTATCTGTTCGGGATCGAGCGATCGCTGCAGATGCTCACCCTGGTCAATATCGGCTTCGGTCTGGTGCTGCTCGCAAGCCTGTTGCGCAAGAGGGCGTTCATCTGGCTGGCAGCTGTGGTGCCGCTCGGCTGCATCGTCTTTCTGGCAGTGAACGACACTGCCCTGCGGGTCTGGAACCGGGACTACTTCGCCATTTACCGGGCCAACCAGCCCGAGGCCTTTGCCACGCCCGAGCAGGTGCAGGAGGCGTTGCAGAACACGGAAGTGCTCTATTACGGCGAAGGGGTGTCGTCCATTGTCAGTTCCATCAGGATCAAGGGGGGCGGATATCAGGCGTTCATCACCAATGGCCGGGTGGAGGCCACTACCCATGGTGAGGGGCTGCAGTGCCAGTACACCCTGGGGCATCTGCCGATGCTCCTGCACAAGAATCCGGAAAAGGTCTTCGTGCTCGGGACAGGGAGCGGCATGACCCTGGGTGCCGTATCGGTGCACCCCACGGTTCAGCGGATCGTGCTGGCCGAGATCGAGCCCAAGGTCCTGGGGGTGGCGCGGACCTTTGCCGAGTACAACCATGCCGTGCTGGACAACCCGAAGCTGCAGGTCGTCTTCAACGACGGCCGTAATTTCCTTTTGACCAGCGACGAGAAGTTCGACGTCATTACCGCAGACCCGATTCACCCCTGGTTCAGCGGCGCCGGCTATCTCTATACCGATGAGTATTTCAGGCTGGCGGCACAGCATCTCCGCCCCGGCGGCATCATCTGCCAGTGGCTGCCACTCTACGAACTGTCCCGCCAGGATCTGATGACCGTGGTCAAGACGCTACGCGAGCATTTCCGCTACACCATGATCTGGATGACCCACGACGACGCCGAACTGATCGGCAGCAATGAGCCGATTGTCATCGACGAAGAGGAGCTGGCGCGGCGGATCGCCGTGCCAGAGGTGAGCCGCGACCTGAAGATGGTCAACATGGGGAGTGCCACCGACCTGCTCAGCTACTTCGTGGCAGGACCGGTAGGAAGCGCTGCCTATGCCCGGGGAGGGTTGATCAATACCGACGACAACCTGTTCCTTGAGTTCTCAGCCCCCCGATCCATCGGCAAGTCCCGCCTCATGGCCGAGAACGTGGCAACGCTCCTTCGCTTCCGCGAGAGCATCCAGCCCTATCTGCACAAGCCTGCGGAAAAGGCTGCCAGGGATGAGCAGCTCAGACGCTGGTACAAGCTCGACCGGGCAGGGATGGAGGCCGGCGTTCTTCATGCCGAGTTCCTTGCCGGGGAGTACGATACCCCGAGCTTCCGGGAGGCGGCGCAGGCGTTCAACCGACAGTATCCCGACTATGCTCCTTGGCGTTTTCTCGAAAAGGAGTATTCTAAAGAAGTAGCGATGTCGCCGTCGCTTTTGGCCTTGATTCCGCTGCAGGTGATGAACGAACGGGGCCTGCCGGTGCGGATGGAGGTGTCTGCGGTAAAGGCGCCCGTCTCGCCCGGAATTGCCGAAGTGATGATCGTCGACAACAACGCGCGGGTCATCTTCGGGCAGCTTACGGTCCAGGGTGCCGATCGCGACGGTTTCATGAAGCGTTTTGCCTCCGACACCCTGGCTGAAGTCCAGAAGGCTTATCTGCAGGAGCGGAATGATGCCAGAGGGGAGAGGCGGCAGTTGCCGGGCATGGGCAGCATGACCGAGCGGGTGAGGATGATCGTTGCCCGTCAGGTCAATGTCTATCGGGCAGAGGCAGCAGGGGCGACACCGGCAAACTGA
- a CDS encoding cytochrome C has product MKKATQVSLAVAASLLISAPAAFAFHSGGVAECEGCHTMHNSLDGAAMTSATPQFQAGPYLLQGNDASSACLNCHQGSAGSYHISTADADMPAGTAPLQMTPGGDFGWLKKSYTFTVRGSAATNPGERHGHNIVAGDYGYVADATLTVAPGGSYPAANLACSSCHDPHGKYRRDATGAIATTGLPIKNSGSYNTSADPTTWGAVGVYRILGGIGYQPKSLAGSFGFTQQVPAAVAPSTYNRSEATTQTRVAYGNNMSEWCANCHTGLLRGSYTSGMGGLTHPAGNGAKLGATILANYNAYVKSGDMSGTSANSYNSLVPFEMGSTDYTAMKAVALNTDAQLGGADSNSNVNCLSCHRAHASGFASMLRYAHENEFMTIADASGNSIYDPNSTTSAVSQGLTAAEQQAAYYGRDATKFAPYQRLLCNKCHAKD; this is encoded by the coding sequence ATGAAGAAAGCAACACAGGTAAGTCTCGCAGTAGCAGCATCCCTTCTCATCAGCGCACCGGCAGCATTTGCATTCCACTCAGGCGGTGTTGCCGAGTGCGAAGGGTGCCACACCATGCACAACTCCCTGGACGGCGCCGCTATGACGTCGGCAACCCCGCAGTTCCAGGCCGGCCCGTACCTCCTCCAGGGGAACGACGCCAGTTCTGCATGTCTCAACTGTCACCAGGGTAGCGCAGGCAGCTACCACATCTCCACCGCCGATGCCGACATGCCTGCCGGTACCGCTCCGCTGCAGATGACCCCCGGTGGCGACTTCGGCTGGTTGAAGAAGAGCTACACCTTCACCGTTCGCGGCAGTGCAGCGACCAACCCCGGTGAGCGCCACGGCCACAACATCGTAGCCGGCGATTACGGCTACGTTGCCGATGCCACGCTGACCGTAGCCCCCGGTGGCAGCTACCCCGCCGCCAACCTGGCATGCTCCAGCTGCCACGATCCCCACGGCAAGTATCGCCGTGACGCGACCGGCGCCATCGCTACTACCGGCCTGCCGATCAAGAACTCCGGTTCCTACAACACCAGCGCTGATCCGACCACCTGGGGCGCAGTCGGCGTTTACCGCATCCTCGGCGGCATCGGCTACCAGCCCAAGTCGCTGGCAGGTTCCTTCGGCTTCACCCAGCAGGTTCCGGCAGCCGTTGCTCCGTCCACCTACAACCGCTCTGAAGCAACCACCCAGACCCGCGTAGCTTACGGTAACAACATGTCGGAATGGTGCGCCAACTGCCACACCGGCCTCCTGCGCGGCTCCTACACCTCCGGCATGGGCGGGCTGACCCACCCGGCCGGCAACGGCGCCAAGCTCGGCGCTACCATTCTTGCCAACTACAATGCCTACGTGAAGTCGGGCGACATGAGCGGCACGTCTGCCAACTCCTACAACTCCCTCGTACCGTTCGAAATGGGTTCGACCGACTACACCGCCATGAAGGCCGTGGCACTCAACACCGACGCTCAGCTTGGTGGCGCCGATTCCAACTCCAACGTGAACTGCCTCTCCTGCCACCGCGCCCATGCTTCCGGCTTTGCCAGCATGCTCCGCTACGCTCACGAGAACGAGTTCATGACCATTGCTGACGCCAGCGGGAACTCCATCTACGATCCGAACAGCACCACCTCCGCCGTTTCCCAGGGCCTCACCGCCGCTGAGCAGCAGGCTGCCTACTACGGACGCGATGCAACCAAGTTCGCTCCTTACCAGCGCCTCCTGTGCAACAAGTGCCACGCCAAAGATTAA
- a CDS encoding heavy metal sensor histidine kinase, with product MFVPLQPKRKPSVSIKNELTTHYVVSYFIILVCVIGLIYWALVAAIKQQAVKHMKDEIMVLQTILNSGDPRALQRKIKTSQEKEFAKLYIRILDQDNREITQTPEMDQLLPPPFFHEPVALESLKSEGFKQYHVNGKVFLVESMWLHVLGAPRIVHMALDVSSFERILDVFQGWLVAVMLVGLLASSLVGRYITHRGLRPLDQIAAKSRQITSSNLGERFEPDNWPVEMHELTLELDDMLDRLQHSFERLKSYAANLAHELRTPIANLMGEAEVVLTQSRDSAEYERVIESSLEEYQRLSRTIDSLLFLAKADSQEVRLKLEEVRVKEEIHNLEDYYEVSAQGRAFLILCDPDMTVRADVTLFRRALSNLIMNAIKYSPAGGMITLQAERSDGFVEVTVADQGIGITPENLERLFERFYRVPEAKSLDHRGAGLGLAIVKSIMELHGGAVAISSEPGKGTKVTLTFPAAD from the coding sequence ATGTTCGTGCCGCTGCAACCGAAAAGGAAACCGTCCGTTTCCATCAAGAACGAACTGACCACCCATTATGTGGTGTCGTATTTCATCATCCTCGTCTGCGTCATCGGTCTCATCTACTGGGCGCTGGTCGCAGCCATAAAACAGCAGGCCGTCAAGCACATGAAAGACGAGATCATGGTGCTGCAGACGATCCTGAATTCCGGCGACCCCCGGGCATTGCAGCGCAAAATCAAGACATCCCAGGAAAAGGAGTTCGCGAAACTCTATATCCGCATTCTGGACCAGGACAACCGCGAGATCACTCAGACACCGGAGATGGACCAACTACTGCCCCCCCCCTTCTTCCACGAGCCGGTAGCCCTGGAGAGCCTGAAGTCGGAAGGTTTCAAGCAGTACCATGTCAACGGCAAGGTCTTCCTGGTGGAATCGATGTGGCTCCATGTGCTGGGTGCGCCGAGGATTGTCCATATGGCGCTGGATGTCTCTTCCTTCGAGCGGATTCTCGACGTATTCCAGGGCTGGCTGGTCGCAGTGATGCTGGTGGGGCTCCTGGCGTCCAGCCTCGTGGGTCGTTACATCACCCACAGGGGATTGCGTCCACTCGACCAGATCGCTGCCAAGAGCCGGCAGATAACCTCCAGCAACCTGGGGGAACGGTTCGAGCCCGACAACTGGCCGGTGGAGATGCATGAACTGACGTTGGAACTGGACGACATGCTGGACCGCCTGCAGCATTCTTTCGAGCGGCTGAAGAGTTACGCCGCCAACCTGGCCCACGAGCTGCGCACCCCCATCGCCAACCTGATGGGTGAGGCCGAGGTGGTGCTGACCCAGAGCCGGGATAGCGCCGAATACGAGCGGGTCATCGAGTCGAGCCTGGAGGAGTATCAACGGCTGTCGCGCACCATCGACAGCCTGCTCTTCCTCGCCAAGGCCGACTCCCAGGAGGTCAGGCTCAAGTTGGAGGAGGTCAGGGTCAAGGAGGAGATCCATAACCTTGAGGACTACTACGAGGTATCTGCCCAGGGGAGGGCATTCCTGATCCTGTGCGATCCGGACATGACCGTGCGGGCGGACGTGACCCTGTTTCGCCGGGCCTTGAGCAATCTCATCATGAATGCCATTAAGTATAGTCCTGCGGGTGGGATGATCACGCTTCAGGCAGAGCGGTCCGACGGCTTTGTGGAGGTGACGGTCGCCGACCAGGGGATCGGCATTACTCCGGAGAATCTGGAACGCCTGTTCGAACGGTTCTACCGGGTTCCGGAGGCAAAGTCGCTGGACCACCGGGGGGCTGGACTCGGCCTCGCCATCGTCAAGTCGATCATGGAGCTGCATGGCGGCGCAGTGGCAATTTCCAGCGAGCCGGGCAAAGGAACAAAGGTCACCCTGACCTTCCCGGCGGCAGACTAA
- a CDS encoding heavy metal response regulator transcription factor, with amino-acid sequence MNVLLVEDEYKTVDFIKKGLHENGFRVDVAHYGTDALKLALSHEYDIIVLDVMIPGIDGWEVMHRLREKGNMTPVIFLTALDGLEDRLRGLKLGADDYIVKPFAFSELVARIHTVLRRGQAKTGGELYRVGDLELDLAAHRVVRQGARIDLTPKEYTLLALLMRYQGDVLTRTRIAERIWNLDDFHDTNVVDVHMRRLRAKIDDPFEKKLIHTVRGVGYVLEDRG; translated from the coding sequence ATGAATGTGCTGCTGGTAGAGGACGAGTACAAAACGGTCGATTTCATTAAGAAAGGGCTGCATGAAAACGGTTTTCGCGTCGATGTCGCCCACTATGGGACTGACGCGCTCAAGCTGGCCCTTTCCCACGAATACGACATCATTGTGCTCGATGTGATGATCCCCGGCATTGACGGCTGGGAGGTGATGCATCGCCTGCGGGAAAAGGGGAACATGACGCCGGTGATCTTCTTGACCGCGCTGGATGGGCTGGAAGACCGCCTCCGCGGCCTGAAGCTCGGGGCGGACGATTATATCGTCAAGCCGTTTGCCTTTTCCGAGCTCGTTGCCAGGATCCACACGGTCCTGCGGCGGGGCCAGGCCAAGACCGGCGGCGAGCTCTACCGGGTCGGGGACCTGGAACTGGACCTTGCCGCCCACCGGGTCGTGCGCCAGGGGGCCAGGATCGATCTGACACCCAAGGAGTATACCCTGCTCGCGCTGCTCATGCGTTACCAGGGGGATGTCCTCACCAGGACCCGGATCGCCGAAAGGATCTGGAACCTGGACGATTTCCACGATACCAACGTTGTCGACGTCCATATGCGCCGGTTGCGCGCCAAGATAGACGACCCCTTTGAAAAGAAGCTGATCCACACGGTCCGTGGTGTCGGTTATGTGCTTGAGGACCGTGGCTGA
- a CDS encoding sel1 repeat family protein, whose amino-acid sequence MKCTNRTIIVILSLLLAATPCLASFDSGLKAYKKKDFSRAMKDFKADGGKNSCYNIGIMYYKGEGVKQDRREAVQWFRKAADLGDVNAQFTMGMLYDKGEDLALDQGEAYRWYRKAAEQGHRQAQFNIGYMYTMGEGVKKDPKEAVIWLKKAAKQGHPEAKKILGVMGEKDGSI is encoded by the coding sequence ATGAAATGCACGAACAGAACGATCATCGTCATCCTCTCACTGCTGCTTGCGGCAACTCCCTGCCTGGCCAGCTTCGACAGCGGGCTGAAGGCTTACAAGAAAAAGGACTTCAGCCGGGCCATGAAGGATTTCAAGGCCGATGGCGGCAAGAACTCCTGCTACAACATCGGCATCATGTATTACAAGGGGGAAGGGGTAAAACAGGACCGGCGCGAAGCGGTGCAATGGTTCCGCAAGGCCGCGGATCTGGGAGACGTGAATGCCCAGTTCACAATGGGGATGCTGTACGACAAGGGAGAGGACCTGGCGCTCGACCAGGGAGAGGCATACCGCTGGTATCGCAAGGCAGCGGAACAGGGGCACCGGCAGGCGCAGTTTAACATCGGTTACATGTACACCATGGGCGAAGGGGTGAAAAAAGACCCGAAGGAAGCGGTGATCTGGTTGAAGAAAGCGGCCAAGCAGGGACATCCCGAGGCAAAGAAGATCCTGGGAGTCATGGGTGAAAAGGACGGCTCCATCTGA
- a CDS encoding HAMP domain-containing protein, producing the protein MRRPLAVKILVLLLFTTSVALSSAFIFRQLIIDDFRSYREGELEDRVYWVTARLEGAYREQRGWAAPALADHSAWALLLGMEVRLTDHAGRVVMDTAQALSLLPAADRERVLAVSGYLPATAQGSYTPYPLFLDGKEIGTLGVRFVPRWRPAIFEERASRFLFWSSLLIGGIAILVGIAAARRLSRPLVLLTAAAEGIGKGDLTSRVPAHARDEIGRLGQTFNRMAEELQLQERLRRTLFANAAHELRTPLTAIRCELEGMMDGLIPSSREQLQSLHDETTRLTSLLAGMEDLSSAEASSLNLQRQSVQLGPFLAGIMERYQALFDEKGVALLSAAADDDRVDADPELLSRIVVNLLGNALRATPAGGTVTVKSEPVTGGTAISVTDTGCGIAADALPRIFERFYRGAGGGMGLGLAIVKELVEAHGGRIEVESRVGEGSRFTVLIPAGSHPDLQDGNPQRAGRL; encoded by the coding sequence ATGCGTAGACCCCTTGCCGTCAAGATCCTGGTCCTGCTCCTCTTCACGACCTCAGTAGCGCTCTCCTCTGCCTTCATCTTCCGCCAGCTCATCATCGACGATTTCCGCAGCTACCGGGAAGGGGAGCTGGAGGACCGGGTCTACTGGGTCACTGCCCGGTTGGAAGGGGCGTATCGGGAACAGCGGGGCTGGGCAGCCCCGGCCCTGGCCGATCACAGCGCCTGGGCCCTGCTCCTGGGGATGGAGGTGCGGCTCACCGACCACGCGGGACGGGTGGTGATGGATACGGCACAGGCACTGTCGCTGCTCCCTGCTGCCGACCGTGAACGGGTCCTGGCTGTTTCGGGCTATCTGCCGGCAACGGCACAGGGGAGCTATACCCCTTATCCGCTCTTTCTCGACGGCAAGGAGATCGGCACCCTGGGGGTCCGCTTCGTTCCCCGGTGGCGGCCGGCGATCTTCGAAGAGCGGGCGAGCCGTTTCCTCTTCTGGTCGTCACTGCTGATCGGGGGGATTGCCATCCTCGTCGGTATTGCGGCCGCCCGGAGGTTGAGCAGGCCGCTGGTGCTCCTCACCGCTGCTGCCGAGGGGATCGGCAAGGGGGATCTGACCAGCCGCGTCCCGGCCCATGCCAGGGACGAGATCGGCCGTCTCGGCCAGACCTTCAACCGGATGGCTGAGGAGCTTCAACTGCAGGAGCGGCTGCGGCGCACCCTCTTTGCCAATGCCGCCCACGAACTGCGGACCCCGCTGACAGCCATCCGTTGCGAGCTTGAGGGGATGATGGACGGCCTGATCCCCTCGTCCCGCGAGCAGCTCCAGTCGTTGCACGACGAGACCACCCGCCTGACCTCGCTCTTAGCCGGCATGGAAGATCTGTCATCTGCTGAGGCCAGTTCCCTCAACCTTCAGCGGCAGTCAGTGCAGCTCGGCCCCTTTCTGGCGGGGATCATGGAACGCTACCAGGCACTCTTCGACGAAAAAGGGGTTGCGCTGCTGTCTGCCGCTGCCGATGACGACAGGGTAGATGCCGATCCGGAGCTGCTTTCCCGCATCGTGGTGAACCTTTTGGGGAATGCGCTCAGGGCGACGCCGGCAGGGGGGACGGTTACGGTGAAGAGCGAGCCGGTCACAGGCGGGACTGCCATCAGTGTCACGGATACCGGCTGCGGCATTGCTGCCGATGCGCTACCGCGCATCTTCGAACGATTCTACCGCGGAGCCGGCGGTGGGATGGGGCTTGGACTTGCCATCGTGAAGGAGCTGGTCGAGGCGCATGGCGGCCGTATCGAGGTCGAAAGCAGGGTGGGGGAGGGGAGCAGGTTCACCGTCCTCATCCCTGCAGGCTCCCATCCCGATCTTCAGGACGGGAACCCGCAGAGAGCCGGCCGGTTGTGA